The genomic region TGAATTCCTTGCTGCACTGCCACCTGAAGAGGTTCTAGCTCAACAACGTGCCCAATGGTTGCAACAACAGTCTCAAGAGCTTGAAGGACAACCGGTTGAAATGGACGCTGTATCAATTATTGCAACCTTCCCTTGGGAAATAAAACGGGAGGAGGTATAATCATGTTATTGATCTGACTCATTTTGAagcttttttttattattattattgacataATTTGTTTTATGATTCTATCTTCAGTTACAATTATTTGATTTGCTATATGAATTGACTTGGAGATCTTCTTTGTTGATTCCAGGTGCTTTTGACGTCTCCCGATAACCTACTAGCTACATTGACACCTGCACTAGTTGTTGAAGCCAACATGTTGCGGGAGATATTTGCTCATCGATATCATAGCGGCTCACTTTTTGGCATGAACTCCAGGAACAGGAGGGGAAGAAAGCAGAAAGTTGCTGGTTCAAATTCTGGTGGACATGCTTATGCTTGATCTGCAGGGCAGGGCTCTTCTAAGAAATCAATTGATGCAACTGATCCATCATTTAGGCTGCATGGGTGGCATGCAAATATCACATATTCACGCCCTCAACCCTCAGATGGTAATTAATTTTGCTTTTGATCTTGTTTCAGTTTTTGTTGTCAGTTTGGTTGTTCCGTTGGTGTATATTTGCTGAGAATTGTATCTGAATTGTGTACCAAGTGATTTCTTTGCTGCCATATAAACAGGTGTGCCACCATTTCTTTCCCGTCGTGTGGTGGAAACTCTGACATACCACGCAAGAAATCATCCATATGTGGCTAAGCTCTTACTGTACTTTTTTCTTCAGTTACCCAGTCCGCCCACCTGCCATACTGAAACACTTGATCAGAGGCGTGGAAAGGTTGTCCTCAGGAAGACGGGGAACAAGAGAATGCTTTTGCACTTGTTCTACTTTTAACTCTATAAAATGAGCCTCTTTATATGACAAGTGTAGCTCATCTTGAACAGGTTCACGATTTGTTTTCAACATTTTCAATATAGATTTTTTTTTCTCGGTTGAGTTTTTCTTAACCTTTTGAATATTTTTAGTTACTCAATCTTCTGGAAGTTGTCATGCTTAATGCTGAGAATGAAATAGATCAAGCTAAGTTGGAAAATTCATCTGAGAAACCATCCAGGCCTGAGAATTCAACACAAGATGTCCAAGAGGATGCCAGTGTTGCTGGATCATCTGGAGCGAAGCCCAATGCCGAGGATAGTGGTAAATCCTCTGCGGATAATATAAGTGGCCTGCAAGCCGGTTTACATAGTCTTCCGCAAGCCAGCTTCGATTGCTATGTTCATTGCTTGCACATGATGGGTATGAACTTCTAACTTCGGTGAACTAGTTTGGTAATTTATACAAACTCGTTTTCCCTATTGGCTGGCTGTGTCGTTTCCTTTTTGCTATTAATTGTTCTATCTATTGTTTTGCCCAGTATTATTTTATTTGATAGATTTTGTGTTGGATGTTCTTGTATCAGTTATCCCTTGCCTAATATTCTTATGACCAACTAACATACGCGAGGCTGGTCCTTATTTGTTTCAAGTTATCAGACAATGCATATCTCCTTGTAGCACAAGTTCTGAAAAGGTTTGTAGCTTTTGGCTCATTTGATCTGCTGACATTTCATAAATGAGCTTGCAGGTTCGATGCAAAATTTGACTGTTTGTGCCATGAATGAGCTTCACTTGTATGAAAATTCTGAAGCCGACATGGCGGTTCTAAGAGACGTGCAGGCCTTGAATTCTCTTGTCACAATTAACACATCATTGGATGCATTGTACTTGGAGCTAAGCAGCTGCATAAGCAAAATAGAGCTTTCTTCAGAATATACATCAAATTTGAGTCCAGCTGCTGAAAATGCAACTAGAGTATCAACTAAATGAGACAGGTCAAAACAGGCAACTGCTTCGCCTCGAGAAAATTACGAATTAGATCACCTCGCTTCAATTCGGTACAAAATAACAATGGGAAATTAAACATCAGTTCAGAAGGTATCTATAGCAAATGCCAAACAGATGCAAATACCACAGCTGTTATTCAAAAGATATACTATATAGCAACATCCAGCATCCACTGAAAAATCATCACACAGCCAACACCCCCAGACCAATATACAACACTGCAGTTCAAAACTTGCTAAAAGCCGGCACGCCAAAATTCAGCTAGAACCTAAGGTCTACTCGAGCAGTCTAAAGTACTATCCAGACAGAAAAAGGTTTATCCGGCGAGATTATAGTCATTCCAAGGTAAAAACGCAGAGCATGGAGTTGCAATTGTCCTCCGAACTATCAACATTCAAATTTCACAGAATTTTGATAATCGATCAATCAATCAGGACAATGTCCTCCGAGAAGATGTCTGGTGTTATGCAGTAAAGTCCACCCTTGTCGACGATCTGGTTTATGATGATCACAAGTTCAGCATTAtaggccttcagcttcttctggatATATCGCCCATCTCCTGTTTCTGCCTTCTTCAGCTTCATGAGGCAAGCATACCTAAAACAAGACTCAGGTAGTATTAAAGCAAAATCCAAGAACGTAACAGCATGTGGAAATAAGAACGCAGCGGTTATTACCTCCTCCGTAAGAACATCATCCTGTTGTGAATGGTGTTCAGGCCGCGGTTCAGAGCTCGCACATCAGGAGTTTCACCCTCTAACTCATCAGACAGTCCAAAAAAGCCAAGCTCCTAGGAAACAACAATGTATTCAGGAATTGAAGTTCAAGCAAATCACACACTGGCCAGAACTCTATTCTTGCAATTTGACTGATTTGACGAGATAGTCTTGTTCATCAGTTGTGACACATTTCTAAAAATATATTAGTTTACAAGGAAATAACTTATAACGACCCATCTACACTTAATACCCATGGATGGATAGGAGTAATGCAACCAAGGCCTAAGTCCCTGACTATCTACTAATGATAGATACAGATAGCTAGATATATGCATACCACATACAGCATATAATGCTCAAACAAATCCATCATAATTGCATTATTATCTATATAAAAAATTACCTGGTACAAACCAACTCCAGAATAGCACAAACCACAAAGAAAACAAGAATGGGTCACACTGACAAACTGCTTTCCCACCTGATACTGCAACCAGAGTCCAGAAGTAGATTTGTCTAGGAGCATTTGTCCGCTCTACCGAGTTTAATTGTCTAGTAAGTGTCAGGGCTGGAATGTCAACTATTAAGATGGAGTAGCTCTGATTATAATCTAGCAAGGACAACAACCAGCCTCTATGAACAAATATGCAACGCACAGAACTGAGCAGACAAAAACAACTAATTTAGGCAATACAAGGTGGCTATATGCATCTGGAACCAGAATGTTCAGATGCTACAAATGCCTTTACTGCCAGGCAATAGCATCAATTAAGCATTCAACAATCATCTTTGGGATCAAGATAACATCCAAACTAGTACATATTAAAGCCAGCAGAAAAACAATCATCTGAATGGCAGTGTGCCAACTACTTTGGCGTATTATTGAAACAGAACACATCGATGAAACACTAAGTACTGAGAAGCATGAAAACGGGTGGCTCTAGTCTAATGA from Triticum aestivum cultivar Chinese Spring chromosome 4A, IWGSC CS RefSeq v2.1, whole genome shotgun sequence harbors:
- the LOC123088314 gene encoding uncharacterized protein; translated protein: MIPQHVHQSAWDEKIQEIDLEIREDRGRINFLTGLVKKEELGFFGLSDELEGETPDVRALNRGLNTIHNRMMFLRRRYACLMKLKKAETGDGRYIQKKLKAYNAELVIIINQIVDKGGLYCITPDIFSEDIVLID